The Phoenix dactylifera cultivar Barhee BC4 chromosome 9, palm_55x_up_171113_PBpolish2nd_filt_p, whole genome shotgun sequence genome window below encodes:
- the LOC103701865 gene encoding stigma-specific STIG1-like protein 1, which translates to MRQVSVFLVAIALASAGTIEAMGDIMGMATMAKEDLKAAAPRRSRFLAARDPKGKKCDIDPQVCLSATTPGSTCCDSQCVDTDTDAFNCGKCGEVCKFTQSCCGGKCVDLAFDKRHCGKCFNSCKRHCFYGLCDYA; encoded by the coding sequence ATGAGGCAAGTCTCCGTCTTCCTCGTGGCGATAGCCTTGGCCTCCGCCGGTACCATCGAAGCCATGGGAGACATCATGGGAATGGCTACCATGGCGAAGGAAGATCTCAAGGCAGCTGCACCGAGGAGAAGCCGCTTCCTGGCGGCGAGAGATCCCAAGGGAAAGAAATGTGACATCGATCCGCAAGTCTGTTTGAGCGCCACGACCCCGGGATCAACCTGCTGCGATAGCCAGTGCGTTGATACGGACACCGACGCCTTCAACTGCGGCAAGTGCGGCGAGGTTTGCAAGTTCACACAATCCTGCTGCGGCGGGAAGTGCGTGGACTTGGCATTCGACAAGAGGCATTGCGGGAAATGCTTCAACAGCTGCAAGAGGCACTGCTTCTACGGGTTATGCGATTATGCTTAA
- the LOC103701858 gene encoding putative pentatricopeptide repeat-containing protein At1g10330 produces the protein MRCLESLVQNYCNHPQKLPQIHTLLITTGFFLSTPPSDSQPRCQGSTNTTFVYNCLIRAYLRRGDPPAAALRLFAHMLEHGTPPNHHTFPSLLKAAAAFSFFTGRAIHAQAIRRGLLLDDFVNCSIVRFYAKLGHLSEARNTFDEIPQPDLASCNAMLDALCLNGDLESASHLFECMIVKDVISWTSLINGFARNGNFRGAIELLRRLMHKNWQAETVTVRPNEATLVSVLFACANMDGAGALPGGTQIHGYVIRHETRMTAFLGTALIDMYGKHGRLSYCTNVFAAMDEKEVCTWNAMISALASNGNETVALGLLDRMRAEGLRPNHITFVAILTACARARLVDAGLRWFEAMNSEFGVAPLMEHYGCVVDLLSRAGLLNEAVEFIRRMPVEADASVWGALLGACKVHGDVQLGTQVGRRMITLQPWHSGVYTVLRNIYAGEGRWNEAEELRQAMENAGVKKIVGQSWIDSGCRVQNVSADISLLRYWRMFQKIV, from the coding sequence ATGCGATGCCTCGAGTCACTAGTCCAAAACTACTGCAACCACCCGCAGAAACTCCCCCAAATCCACACCCTTCTCATCACCACCGGATTCTTTCTCTCCACACCACCTTCAGACTCCCAACCAAGATGCCAAGGAAGCACCAACACCACCTTCGTCTACAACTGCCTCATAAGAGCCTACCTCCGCCGCGGGGACCCGCCCGCCGCCGCCCTCCGCCTCTTCGCCCACATGCTCGAGCACGGGACTCCACCCAACCACCACACCTTCCCCTCCCTCCTCAAGGCCGCCGccgccttctccttcttcaccgGCCGCGCCATCCACGCGCAAGCCATCCGCCGCGGCCTCCTTCTCGACGACTTCGTCAACTGCTCCATCGTCAGGTTCTACGCCAAACTCGGCCACCTCTCGGAGGCCCGCAACACGTTCGACGAAATCCCTCAACCAGACTTGGCGTCCTGCAACGCGATGCTCGACGCCCTCTGCCTGAACGGCGACCTGGAGTCCGCTTCCCATTTATTCGAATGCATGATTGTTAAAGATGTTATCTCCTGGACCAGCCTCATCAACGGGTTCGCTAGAAATGGAAATTTCCGAGGGGCGATTGAGTTGCTCAGAAGACTGATGCATAAGAATTGGCAGGCAGAGACTGTAACAGTGAGGCCCAATGAAGCCACATTGGTCTCCGTCCTCTTTGCGTGCGCTAATATGGACGGAGCCGGAGCTCTGCCTGGAGGAACCCAGATCCATGGGTACGTCATCCGACACGAGACCCGAATGACGGCGTTCTTGGGGACGGCACTGATTGACATGTACGGCAAGCACGGACGTTTGAGTTACTGCACCAATGTTTTCGCTGCGATGGATGAGAAGGAAGTATGCACTTGGAATGCTATGATATCGGCATTGGCCAGCAACGGGAATGAGACCGTGGCTTTGGGTTTACTCGACAGGATGAGAGCTGAAGGCCTGCGGCCTAACCACATCACTTTTGTTGCCATATTGACAGCTTGTGCTCGGGCGAGGCTGGTCGACGCGGGGTTAAGGTGGTTTGAAGCAATGAACAGTGAATTCGGGGTGGCTCCATTGATGGAGCACTACGGTTGCGTGGTGGACCTTTTAAGCAGGGCAGGCCTCTTAAACGAGGCAGTCGAATTCATTAGGAGGATGCCGGTCGAGGCTGATGCTTCGGTCTGGGGGGCTCTTCTAGGGGCTTGCAAGGTTCATGGTGACGTGCAGCTGGGGACTCAGGTCGGTCGGCGAATGATAACATTGCAACCTTGGCATTCCGGGGTGTATACAGTCTTGAGGAATATATATGCTGGGGAAGGGAGATGGAATGAGGCTGAAGAGCTGAGACAGGCCATGGAAAACGCAGGGGTCAAGAAGATTGTAGGACAAAGTTGGATCGATTCTGGCTGCAGGGTTCAAAATGTTTCGGCAGATATTAGTTTGCTACGTTATTGGAGAATGTTTCAGAAAATTGTTTAG